TGCTAGAAGGTATGTTTAAGATAATATTATATAATATTAatatgtataaatttttttcatgaatatattTTGGATGCATCTTGATATTCCCAAAATTTATATAATTATTAtcgttattattattattattactattTTTTAGAGGGCCCCAACTCTAATCTCTCACCCTGGCCCCCAAATTCTCAGAACTGGGCCTGATTAACCCGTGTCACAGAATCAATGCAATTAGTGATGTTTCGACCGTCACATAATAGCCTTAGGCCCACCTAGCCTAAACACGAGCTTAATTTTTTTAGTGACAAAAGATAAAAATAAATGTCACACACATGTCTTAGTATGCTTCATAGATTGAATAGCCACATCAGCATTAAACCTATGAATGTGAAGTGTCTGATTACGTGTGGCTGCTGGCATAGATGATGATGTGGCTATTAATGGTGACGTGGTTGATTTCATGGATGATGGCATGATTGCTGATGTCACTATCGTCAGCCACTAAATTGGACCTAATTTTTTAGGTTTAATTTATTCAGCCAATAGTccattaaatttgaattttaatgaAGCCCATAAAAAATCTAGACCTCTAATTTCACCTATTTTTCAGGGTAAAAACTTCTTACTCGCCGGCCATATTTTGAAATGAATGCACGGCCTCAGAGGTGTATGGGAGCGGTTTACGGCGGTGTAGTTCTAGTTGCACATTTGTATTTCTTCTCAAATTAAAAGACCTTCAAAACAAGACGTTACTTGCATATGTTTCgacaatattttttaaatacaCATAAATTGCTTACGTAGATCAGAAAAATACTAATATAAATAGTAAAAATGCTCAATTAACTTGCTAAAGTCACCTATCACGGATCATGCAATAAACATCCACCTACCCTAACACAATTGTTTGCCATTATTCTCTAATTGCATCATCCAATTACCTTCTAAATATCAACATCAATATCCACTTAACTGAACTCAAACGAGTCAAGAAATATTTTGTAAAATGACAAGCAACTTTTGCAAAATTCATAAGCAAATTAGAATacactaaaaaatattttctctcATTAAAATATATCGTTGAAATATAGTTGTGTGAGATCTTGTTTCGAAGCGCTTTGTTGAAACAAGTATAGGTGTGTAATCGGATTTTTATTTGGAGGATCGATGTTGAAACTATGGGATTTTTTAATTTGGAATCATGTATGGGTAAACTACCATAATAGAAAATTATGATCAGAAATaagggtgcaaattggtgacgcttaggtgcacctccaaccctcttgtACTACTTTAGAATAAGATATTTTGAagaagtacaaaattttgaactaataggagttggaggtgcacctaaaggTCAACAATTGACGCCCGCAATGAGAAATTCTCTAAAAGGAGCGGCCGTACAACATGCCTAATGTACAGCCGGCTATACTTTAGCCAACTCCAGTTTTCAGCCTATTTCCAGAACTAGCATTCCAGCCTATTTCAGATTGTCACACATCACAACAGATACAAATTCATCCAGTACCACATCAAAGACAGTGTCTCAAGTTTTCGTCCAGCAACATTATTAGGACCAATGTTTGCATCCAGCATCATACTAGAAAGTAAAATACCAACTAGTTCATAACCTTCATGTATGATTGCTTGATTTAGCTGGGTCTCCCTAAACGTAATCCATAACAAGCTGCAATATATCTAAAAGGTAGTAATTGGAACACTCTATTATTATGTCCTTGTTACATGATGAGGAACAACTAAGACAAACTCACCAAGCGTCCAGTGCTTAGCTCTCTGTTTATGAACACCCCACCCTCTTGCACTTTCCCATCGTTTCCTATCCTGAAACTCTGATACTCCTGCATGTGAAAGAAGTACAGTTAAATCATTATTCAGAGAACATCCATACAATCCCTCCTAACTAGATCTCAAATATCTTGTTCAACTCATAACTGACAATCACATTATAAACCATACGGAAAGTAGCTCTTTTAGATTATAAGAGCAGGTTGCATTTGTCAATACTAGTCTGAAGAATGCTACACTCTAGATAAATTGAGGATTAAGCTTATATGTTCCACAAACATCCAGCATTTTTTATCATTCATCTCAACCTTCTCTACAGACCTGCACATGGTATATATAGTAGATGGTGAGCTCAACTGGTGTAGTACATTCCTCAAGTCTTTATTAATAGAAAAGCATCACTAGAAATTAGCAAAGAGCACATGTATTGCACAAATAATTTGTACGTGCATGCCAGTTGCAAGATACAGTTTtgtatatttaatttttattgTATCCACGAATCCAAGATTAATTGAAAGTAGCTACACCTCTAGGAGAACCTAACACACTCTATCTCTAGTTACAGAAAATAGTTATAGAACAgaattgttcaaaaaaaaagttatagaACAGAGCATTTTATCGTTATCATGCATGGGTGTGGTAGGTAGTTTTCCGGCTACTTCAAAGACAATTCCGGGGTCCAAATAAATAAGAAATGGTAATCATCCACTATGGTTATAAAGTGGACGGTTTCACATATAAAGTAAACAATTGAAGTTGACTTTTATCTTGCGATATATAATTGCAAGCCAAGCATATATTTATAGCCAAGTCGTCTCCATCGACGTCGCTGCACACGCTTGCGAAGAAAATTTCTGAGCCTCAAATATCTAAGTAGTAGtcttctaacaaaaaccaacaTTTTTTATTGCTCATGAAGAACCGGTCCGTTCAGTTTCTCAGTCTGGATAAGATGTTAAGCTCAGCACACAATTTTCTGCATTAGGGTTTGGTGAGAAGTTATATAAATAAACGCATCTCACACATCACATGACATTATGCCACACAGTTTCCACCCTTGACCGTTAACCATTTAGATCTGTAACAAAAACTGAGATTATTCTTCATTTAAATAATCATATATTATCATTCCCTCTTAGTTATGGTCTGCGGTAAGAACATGATACCTCATATATAGTTACCGACTGCAGATTGACACTTTCCTGCAACGAACCAACACAAGAGGGCGTTGTCATCCTCTACTACTATTCCTTTCCTATATATAATCCAACTTCCATGTTCCCTCGCAGCCACCTTGTGCTATAGGAATCCAAGAGGAAAGCACAGGATGAACGCCGCCGATGATGAACTCCTGGAGGCGCTGGTCATCATGTTCACAGTGATCACTTCTGGGCTTTTGGTCATCATGGCAGTTTTCAGAATCCCGAGCCATTTCTCGGCTCTTCCAAGTGTTCTTGCGGCATTTGGGGCGTCGGGTTTGATCCGGGTGAAGATGCTGAACTTCTGGCTCCAGCGCACGGGCCGCTTGGACCAAATGTTTTCTCTGATGCAAATACATCTGTTAGAGATTGCTTCATTTCTGATGCTGCTTCTGATACTGCTATTTTCTGTCAGACCTAACCGACCAAATTATTGGCAAGGTGCGTGTGATATCCATGAATCATACCTTTTCCTCACTATCAAGCATTTGCATGTATGGATGACCGCACTGAACTGAACCCTGTGTCGTGGTTTTGCAAGGTACGCACTCGTCGGGGTCGGTGACGGCCGAATGGTTTCGCCACCTCGCAAGTTCATCTGTGCTGCTATTCGTGGCCGggctagccatcacgggatacGGCATGGGTGTGTTCTTCGCCGGGGCCGCGCCGACTGTCTTCTTCCATGGTGGTGGCTCGGGTGTCCACTTCATTACCCTTGGCTTGGTAGTGGTCATAGCCGGTGTCTGGTTACTCCGTGGCCGCGCGGGGCACCTGGCTGGTGTTCCTCTGATCCTTTACACTTTGATGCTCCTGGGTGCCACTTATGCTGCAGGCGACTAGTAGTAGGGAATAGTTATTCCTAGTACTTGGTGTTCACTTTTCACTGCAAATGTAACGCATTacttaaaaaaaacatttttaggGCCAGCTGAAAACATAATTTTTTAGGGGGCATTTTTAGGGCCAGATAAAAACGTATTTTTAGGAACGGGTGTGATACCCGGTCTTACTTCTCGCAGCTACAAGTCGATTTGCAGGGGCAGGTAACGTGCTCATCTATCCCTACAATCATTTTGTAGGGTCGGGTGAGGCTATAACCCGTCTCTATAAATTAATTTCtagcaaataaatttttttataaaacacaaaaaagaaaaatatatagaaTAAATATCCCAGCCAATGGATCACCAGCACAAGCCACTCTAATACCAAAGTACAAGTTTTTTGATGAAATATGCACACTTGCGTAAACCAGTGTTCGAACCACTTATCTCCACTATTACAATTCTGGATTTTGCGAGGCATTTGAAAAAGGCCTCTGAGGCGTACACAAAAAGAAAACGCATCTATTAATGCCcagcattaacagaggcgttCGTTTCCTATTAACTGAGGCGTTCTTGtgtccgcctcagttaatcgatTAACTGAGGCATTTACGCTATAAAGCCCGCCTCAAAAAAATAGGCCCAGCTCGTTGGCCCAGAAAACCCAATTGCaagcgcgtgcgcgcgcgcacacacacacatataggGTTAGGGCTTGGAttcatttctctctccctctctctccctctccctctccaccacACTTAGCCACCAGCGCACGacgctcctcccctccctctctccctccccccgcAGACTCTCCCtctactctctctccctccccgtcTCTCTCCCGCGTGCAGCACAGATCCacgggcggacggcggcgcatgggctccggggcggccggcgcgcgggacgggggcggcggcggccccggccgagcaggcgcaggcggcggccccGGCCGAGCGGCGCGTCCGGATTCGGTgctccggcgcgcggccgggggCGACGGCCGCGCGCAGGCAGCCGGGGGTGTCGGCGCGGCGGGTGGCGGACGGCCAGCGGCGGGTGGCGATCGCGGCGCtcagatgggctcggcgggcctaGATAGGCTCGGCGGGCTCgtctgtttttttttggattaaCAGAGACGTGCACAAGAACACCTTTGAAAATGTTCCATTTACAGTGACTATAGCTCTGAGGCGTTTCCGAAAAACGCCTCTGAAAATCGAAAATGCACGCCTCCGAAAATAAAAATTGTAGTAGTGCTCAACCCTCACGCGTACCATCCTCGCCACCATACTGTTAATCCTAACATCCCTATTTCAAAGCCAACTTCGGATTGCAAATAGCTCAACTCATGACCAAAGTCCGTCAgcacaaatgcacctaaaaaacgATTCAACGATACTGATGACCTTCCATGTGCTTCCATTTGTCTTGTACACAATCAcatatattttgaaaaaaatgaaaatatgcTATGAACATATTAGTTTTGACAAAGAGGTGCACATTAGTGGAAAGAGATAAAAGTATTAAGAATCAAAACACATAAATTTGGCAGCTAGAAAGCAGCTGCTGGAAATGGATATCTGACCTAATGTCTGTTGTCCTTGATGTGGCCACAAAATTCGAAGAGGTAGGGTGTCCTGCTCCAAGTTCCTACAATTGCAACACTCCACCCATCAGGAATCAAAGTTCCCCacaaattaaaatatttttcaGATGATCAAAACTTATATTGTGCTGTCAAGTTTTCAAATACTATTCGATAATTTATACAGAAAATATAACCAATTCTTCTATTAAAAGAATGCCACTCAGAGGGCTGGCTTCTCTACTTTTTACAACCTGAAATCTAAATCcgggaaaaaaaagaagtctTACCAAAGGAGATAGTATGTTAAAAGAGAGAATTTCCAAGTTTTGGTACCGGATCCTTTCCTCACCCCCATTATGGCAGCAAAGGTCATACTTATTTTGTGTTGAGTCCCACCTAACAACGTTCATGGACAGAAGCCTTAGCTGAAATGAAAAAACAAAATACAGCTTGAGATCAGGGAGTAAACTTGCAAGTGGTCTTGTATCTTTTCAAATGTATGCTAGTTGGACATTATAAGAGACACTGAAGGTATCACAGAGTCCATAGGCAACTTGAAATTCTGAATATGCATTCAACTTTAGTATCGCTGTTTGGATAAGAAATCCAAAGCATGAGCGCAAGAATATAGATCATGTACCTCTGCTTGCCAAGTTATTATGCGCAAATCTAGAAAAATCTCTACCACAGTTTGCCAACCTataagcaaaacaagaaaacagaACACAAAGACTGAAAATTTTGAAGACAACCAAGAAGAATATTTGAACAATAGCTTTTACCAAAATGGCTTCCTAGATCTTGAACAGCATTGAAGGACTAAGCTAATTATTGAACACGTGGTGGCCGGCGCCCAACTCAACcaagtactcatcgacggcaggagcgGCCTCAACCTGCTCCTCGCGAGTACCTTGAATAAGATGAGGCTGGAAGTTACGAACATGCTTACCCCTCTACAGTATCATCCTTGGGAATTCAGCTACACGGATCAGCTCGGTGACGCTGCCAGTTACCTTCAGGACCAAAGAGAACTACCGCATGAAGAATGTCAAGTTCAAGGTGGCCAGCTTCGAGTCATCTTACCATGCCATACTCGATTATGTCAAGTTGAAGGCATGGAGTGCCTTTCCGAGAAAGTCTGGGAAGGCGATTTCTACAAGTCTCTGATTGGGGACAAAAGCTGATCCAAGCAATCGGCTCTGAGAGCTTGTATTATTGGATAAAGACTTCATAGGTGACGATGAAGGCAAGCTCCTATGTGATTCTACAATGGCTGATGAGCTAGAATATGGTGTATCAACAGATCTATTCGATTATACTAGGGTCATTGGATTACATGAACAAGCATTGACGATGATTGGATTAGCGAATGCCAGTGTGACATACCAGCGGTTATAAGTTGTAAAATTTTTTCGACAAGATTGAGGAGGTTTTTAAAAGCTAATGATCTAGTTAAAGACATCCACTGAGAAATGGCCGACACGATATGTGTCGCCTTTAGGGCAAAAATATATACAAAATTCGATTGGTCTACAGCCATGAGGGGTTCACCATTTACATTGGCTAAGGGGGCCCATCATCCTCGCATGGAGCAAAGGAATTTCATGAGAATTCCAAAGCTGATTCCATGGCTAGCATTTATAATGATCCTAGAGCTTTTTGGATCACTTCAATTGCGCACAAGCGAATAGCTTCGACATCGACAATCTGTCGCCcgtcttcttcatcttctttaTCGAATCCAAGAATTAACTTGGAAGCCTAGTGTCCCTGTTTGGCATCTTGAGTCACTATTGTTAGTTCCTCCTTTGCTCAGCCAATGAGGATGGGGATTCACTCCAGCCTGGCTGTCTTGGTGGTGATGGCCTCCCAAATGTTCTCCAGCTTTTTGTGCCAGTTCCGCTTCTTCCATATTTTAGCTAATTCAGTACATAGATAAGTGCTGATCATGATGCCTATGTATCGGCTATTTTTCTTGCTTGACCTCTTTGATTCGGTTTCGATCAAATTCCTTTTGACCATGGCAGGCAGCACCGATCGGTTAAACATTGCTTGGCTCTTAATAATTGAAGCTGATGCACTTTGTATAAGCACCTGAGTTCAGAGCATGTGAGAGGTCAAGAGGGGGCCAATCTTTGATATCTCTAAAGATGGATCGGATCTGCCCTACATCTTGCAATAACATTAATGGAATATGGTGGCGTCCGATGGTTCCGGAGTTTTCTCCTTTCTGTAACATTAATGGAATATGGAGATCCATATCTCTCGAAAGGTAACCCTTATAGTGCTCAAAGACATGCTTCAAGCTCAGCCTTAATGGTGCTCAGAAGAGCAGACACAGAATCTCAAGGCCTGCCTGATCCATCGCGTTAGGCACTGTTGTGGGATTTCTCCCTATTAGGTGTGTGACTAGCTTTGGCTTTAGCGGTGCTAGCAACACGTTGTGCTCGAGTGGCTATAAATAAAGGTATGTGAACCCTTTGTTTTCACACTTCCACCATGAGTCGAAAGGTAACCTTCATAGTGGATTCATCCTTGGATTACTCTCGTCCTCCTGATACGATGGTGAATTCCAGGGGCACCACGCTTATCGACTACATGCAGGACATTCCCAACTGCGCCAGGGTGGTCGCCTACCACGGAGTCCGCCAAAGAGTCGCAGTCGCCCTGGCCGTGGTGTAGACCCAGCTCGGGCACGAGCTCCAGATCTACAGCCCATCTTCCCTAAAGGCAAGGCCCGAGCAGACTTCGAAGAGCTGATTGACAAGGTTGATGAAGCCGCCAGCACCATCGGCCTTCAAGTCAATGTCGAGAGTGTAGCCAATAGGGTCATCCTCGGGGATGATTAGAATGTATTATGAAGAATAATTTAAAAGCATTATGTATATATGAACCCGGTTAATCTTCAGAATTCTCTGTGTGTTCTTGTCTATTCATCACAATCTGAAGTGGCTGCGAAGGAATTCCTGATGTGAATATTTTTTGGACTAAGGGCGATACATGATGTATCGGCCATAACATAACCGAACAGAGCCAATCATCAGTTGTTCCCCTTATCCGAATCCCTTAGTCTGAATGCGATATCTTCCATATCGCCTGCAATCGATCTGGATATAAATAGATCAACTCATGGATCTACCCATATGCTGGGATAGTACTTCATCAAATATTTTTCATTTAATGCCCCAGCAAATTTTTGTCCCTCAAGTGTTTCTAGGATGTAAGCATTACTGGGAACACACTAACTTATCCAAAACGGCCCTTCTCATGTAGGAGACCACTTCCCATATTTCTTATCTCTAGATcctatcggcaaaatcaacttccaGACCGAAT
This portion of the Panicum virgatum strain AP13 chromosome 2N, P.virgatum_v5, whole genome shotgun sequence genome encodes:
- the LOC120658747 gene encoding uncharacterized protein LOC120658747, translated to MNAADDELLEALVIMFTVITSGLLVIMAVFRIPSHFSALPSVLAAFGASGLIRVKMLNFWLQRTGRLDQMFSLMQIHLLEIASFLMLLLILLFSVRPNRPNYWQGTHSSGSVTAEWFRHLASSSVLLFVAGLAITGYGMGVFFAGAAPTVFFHGGGSGVHFITLGLVVVIAGVWLLRGRAGHLAGVPLILYTLMLLGATYAAGD